Proteins encoded in a region of the Rutidosis leptorrhynchoides isolate AG116_Rl617_1_P2 chromosome 9, CSIRO_AGI_Rlap_v1, whole genome shotgun sequence genome:
- the LOC139867498 gene encoding phosphoinositide phospholipase C 2-like has translation MSKQTYKVCFCFRRRFWIPAAEPPTGIKFLFDKYSDNGIMTADHLLHFLIDVQKQDKSTIDEAEAIITHNTPFIFRRKGFNLDAFFKYLIGGSNSVLSLSHSAHQDMTAPLCHYFIYTGHNSYLTGNQLSSDCSDVPIIQALERGVRVIELDIWPNSSNDDVLVLHGRTLTTPVELRKCFVSIKNHAFSASEYPVVITLEDHLTTDLQAKVAEMVHQIFGDMLFTPDKECLEEFPSPESLRKRFIISTKPPKEYLKGDKTKEKENGTKEKDSSAESWGGEITTSLGDKDDSDDSDDDDDEDLQSENVAPEYKSLIGIRAGKGKGGLDDWLKVDPDKVRRLSLSEHELEKAAKTHGPQIVRFTQRNILRVYPKGIRFDSSNYNPMIGWMHGAQMVAFNMQGFGRSLWLMQGMFRGNGGCGYVKKPEFLLKGGEDVFDPSVSLPVKLTIKITLYMGEGWHCDFKHTHFDPYSPPDFYVRIGVAGVPDDSVMKKSKTINDSWNPTWNEEFEFPITVPELALIRIEVHESDVSEKDDFAGQACLPVRDLHKGVRSVPLYSQQGDMYQSVKLLMLFDTL, from the exons ATGTCAAAGCAAACATACAAAGTCTGTTTCTGTTTCCGACGACGGTTTTGGATTCCGGCAGCGGAACCTCCTACCGGAATCAAGTTCCTGTTTGATAAGTATTCCGATAACGGTATAATGACCGCTGATCACCTTTTACATTTTTTAATCGATGTTCAGAAACAGGATAAATCTACGATTGATGAAGCTGAAGCTATTATTACGCATAATACGCCGTTTATTTTCCGTCGCAAGGGTTTCAATCTGGATGCGTTCTTCAAATACCTAATCGGTGGTTCTAATTCCGTTCTATCTCTATCTCATTCG GCTCACCAAGATATGACTGCTCCGTTGTGTCATTATTTTATCTACACTGGCCACAACTCGTATCTAACCGGAAATCAACTTAGTAGTGACTGCAGTGATGTTCCCATCATTCAAGCGCTTGAAAGAGGTGTAAGAGTTATTGAGTTAGATATATGGCCTAATTCATCAAATGACGATGTGCTTGTTCTTCATGGAAG GACATTGACAACTCCTGTTGAACTCCGAAAGTGTTTCGTGTCTATCAAGAATCACGCCTTTTCTGCATCTGAGTACCCTGTCGTGATTACTTTAGAAGACCATCTTACCACTGATCTTCAGGCTAAAGTTGCAGAG ATGGTCCATCAAATATTTGGAGACATGTTGTTTACTCCTGACAAAGAATGTTTAGAAGAATTCCCATCGCCCGAGTCTCTCAGAAAACGTTTCATCATATCTACAAAGCCACCTAAAGAATACCTAAAAGGGGATAAAACTAAAGAAAAGGAAAATGGTACAAAGGAGAAGGATTCATCTGCAGAATCTTGGGGTGGCGAAATTACAACCTCTCTTGGAGATAAG GATGATTCAGATGATtcggatgacgatgatgatgaagatcTTCAATCTGAAAATGTAGCTCCCGAATACAAGAGTTTGATTGGCATCCGTGCTGGAAAGGGGAAGGGTGGTTTGGATGATTGGCTGAAAGTGGACCCAGATAAAGTAAGACGTCTTAGCTTAAGTGAACACGAGCTTGAGAAGGCAGCTAAAACTCACGGCCCACAGATTGTCAG GTTCACCCAAAGAAATATCTTGAGAGTTTATCCTAAAGGAATACGATTCGACTCATCAAATTACAACCCGATGATTGGGTGGATGCATGGAGCTCAGATGGTGGCCTTCAACATGCAG GGGTTTGGAAGATCATTGTGGTTGATGCAAGGAATGTTTAGGGGCAACGGAGGTTGTGGATATGTTAAGAAGCCCGAATTCCTGTTGAAGGGTGGTGAAGATGTCTTTGATCCGAGTGTCTCATTACCCGTTAAATTGACCATTAAG ATAACTCTTTATATGGGTGAAGGATGGCATTGTGATTTTAAACACACCCATTTCGACCCGTATTCTCCTCCAGATTTCTATGTGAGG ATTGGAGTTGCTGGAGTGCCTGATGATTCAGTGATGAAGAAATCAAAAACGATAAATGACAGCTGGAACCCAACATGGAACGAAGAATTTGAGTTTCCTATAACGGTTCCAGAACTAGCACTAATTCGAATTGAAGTTCATGAAAGTGATGTATCGGAGAAAGATGATTTTGCAGGCCAAGCATGTTTACCAGTAAGAGATTTGCATAAAGGCGTTCGATCTGTTCCGTTATACTCTCAACAGGGTGACATGTACCAATCTGTAAAGCTTCTTATGTTGTTTGACACTCTTTAG